GTCCTGCCCTCTTCCAGCGAAGGCCTCGCCAATGCGTGGATCGAGGCGCTGGCCTGCGGGACGCCCCTCGTCATCACCGATGCAGGCGGCGCGCGCGAGGTTGTCACGAGCCGTGACGCGGGCCTGATCGTCGGGCGCGAAAGCGCGGAAATTGCCACTGCCGTCCGCGACCTCGCCGCCGACATGCCGGAGTGCGAGGCGACGGTCGCCATGGCGGAGCGCTTCAGCTGGGAAGCCAACGCCGCGGCGCTGGCCGGACACTTCGACCGGTTGACCGGCTGACCTGCCGGACTTCCGGCGGTCAGGCTTCGCCGCGGGCCTTTCGTTCCTGGAGGTCTGCCTCGGTTTCCTGCGGCACGAAGCTGTCGCTCGTCACGCCCAGCCAGATCAGGATCGGCGCGGCCATGTAGACGGAGCTGTAGGTACCCACAAAAATGCCCAGCACGATGGCGGCGGTCAGGCCGAACAGGCTTTCGGGTCCGAAGAACAGCAGCGGGATCAGCGCGACGAGCAGCGTGAGGCTGGTCATCACGGTCCGCGCCAGCGTCTCGTTTACCGACAGGTCGAGCAGTTCGGGGACCGGCATCTTGCGGTATTTCTTCAGATTTTCGCGGATGCGGTCGTAGACCACGATGGTGTCGTTCAGCGAATAGCCGATGATCGCCAGGATCGCGGCGATGATCTGCAGGCTGAATTCCCATTGCAACAGCGCGAACAGCCCCAGTGTCAGCGACACGTCGTGGAACAGCGCGAACAGCGCGCCGACGCCGAACTGCCATTCGAAGCGCACCCAGATGTAGATCGCGATGGCCAGCATGGCGGCCAGGAGGGCGAGGCCCGCCTTCTCGCGGAATTCGCTGGCGACCTTGCCCGAGACGGTGTCGTTGCCGTCGCGCCGGACCTGGTCGTATTCGCCCTCGATCGCGCCGATCACCTCGTTACCGATGGCGGTCGCGGCACCGGGCACGCCTTCCGCCTCGGCCGGCAGGCGGACGCGGATCGACACCTGGTTCGCTTCGCCGAAACGCTGGATGACGGGGTCGCCGTAACCGAGCGCACCGATCTGCTGGCGCAATTCGGGAATAGGCGCTTCCTCGCGCCCTTCGAAGGTCACGCGGACTTCCTGACCGCCGGCGAAATCGACGCCGTAGTTGAGGCCGTTGTTCCACACGAAGAACCAGCTCAGCGCGATCAGGATCAGGCTGACCACGTAGAACGGTACGCGCCACTTCAGGAACTTGATATTGGTATCGTCGGGGACGAGCTTGAGCAGACGCATTTCTCAGACCCTCACAGTGCCAGGTCGTTGGGGCGCTTGGCCCGCAGCCAGCCGGCGACCCACATGCGGGTCAGCACGACGGCGGTGAAAACGGAAGTGAACAGGCCGATGATGAGAACGACCGCAAAGCCGCGCACCGGGCCGGAGCCGAACAGGAACAGCAGAACGCCGGCGATGAAGTTGGTCACGTTGGCGTCGTAGATCGCGCGGCTTGCCTCGCGATAGCCGTTCTCCACCGCGGTGAAGACCCGCCTGCCCTTGGCCCGTTCCTCGCGGATACGTTCGTTGATCAGCACGTTGGCGTCCACCGCCGCGCCGATGGTGAGCACGAAGCCAGCGATGCCGGGCAGTGTCAGCGTGGTGCCCATCACCGCCATGATGCCGAGGATCATGAGCACGTTGATGACCAGCGCGATCGTCGCATAGACGCCGAAGCGGCCATAAGTGGCGATCATCAGCAGCACGACGAGCAGGCTGCCGATGCCCATCGCGACGATACCCTTGCGGATCGAATCGGCACCAAGATCAGGCCCCACGGTGCGCTCTTCCACCACGGTCAGGTCGACCGGGAGCGCGCCCGAATTCAGCGAAATCGCCAGCGCATTGGCGCTGTCCACGGTGAAATTGCCGGAAATGCGGGCCGCGCCACCAAGGATCGGTTCTTCGAAGCTGGGCGCGGAGATGATCTTGTCGTCGAGGATGATCGCGAAGCGGCGGCCCACGTTCTCGCGGCTCAACCGGGCGAATTGCGCCCCGCCCTGCCCGTCGAACTGGATGTTCACCACCGGCGCGTTGGTCTGCTGGTCGAAGCCCTGCTGCGAATTGGTCAGCCGCTCACCCGAAATCCCGCCGAGGCGACGGACATAGTGGCCATAGCCGGCCATCTCGTCCTCCTCGTCATACGGCAGAAACTGCATGCCGGCCGGCGCGATCGCGGCCTGTGCGATCGGCACGGGTTCCTGCCGTTCGGGGTCGACCAGCTTGAATTCCATCTGCGCGGTTTCGCCCAGCAGCGTCTTCAGCCCTTCCGGATCGTTGAAGCCCGGCACCTGCACCACGATGCGGGTGTCGCCCTGACGAATGATGGTGGGCTCGCGCGTGCCGAGGCCATCGATACGGCGACGAACGACGTCGGTCGCGGCGTCGAGCGCGGTGTTCACCGCCGCGTCCAAACCGGCCTGCGTCGGGGTCAGCGTAATGCGGTTGCCGTCGGACACCGCAAGGTCCCAGTCGCGCGTTACGCCGGTGCCCGAAAGGATCGGCAGCAATTCCTCCCGCGCCGCGTCCAGCTGGCTGGGATCGTCGAGGATGAAGCTCAGGCGGTTGTTGCTGGTCGACATGTCGCCGAACCGGATGCGCGGATCGGCATCGTCGAGGGCGTTTTCGACCGAGCTTTCCAGCGATTCCAAGCGCGTCTGCGCGACTTGCGAAGCATCTGCCTCCAGCAGCAGGTGGCTGCCGCCGGCAAGGTCGAGACCCAGGGCGACTTCGGGATCGGGCAGGCTCTCTTCGGGCCAGTCGCCCCCGGCCAGGCTGACCAGTGAGGGGAGCGCGGCGACCATCACCGCGATGGTGATGGCCCAGAGGAAAATCTTCTTCCAGCGCGGAAAATCGAGCATCGTTCGTGCCCCGTCCTCAGTCGTTCGCGGCGGGCTTCGTGCCCGGATCGATCACGTCGCCGATGGTGTGCCGCACGGCCTGGACCTTGGTGCCGCCGCCGAGGTCGATGGTGACATAGTGATCGTCGACCTTGGTGATCTTGCCGACCAGCCCGCCGGCGGTGACGACCTGATCGCCCTTTTTCAACCCTTCCACTTTCTCCCGATGTTCGCGCTGGCGCTTCATGCCCGGGCGGATCAGCAGGAAATAGAAGATCAGGCCCATCGCCACCAGCGGTGCGAACTGCATCCATGCGGGCGGCGCTTCCGCACCCGATGTTGCGGCGGCGAGAATGAATGTGGTCATCTAGTAAGCTCGTGAAAAACGGGTTGGTCGCACACGGTCGGAGCCTCCCGGCCCCTCCCTCGCGAAATCAGATGGGCGCGCCTAGCAGCAATGCAATTTACGCGCAACGCGGCTGCTTGCCATTATCAAGAGCCGCTTCTATAGGCGCGCCTCCACTGCTCGGGAAGTAGCGCAGCCTGGTAGCGCATCACACTGGGGGTGTGGGGGTCGCAGGTTCGAATCCTGTCTTCCCGACCAGTGGAATTAACACCCCCCTTACAATCGTAGAGCCGCCGGACACCATGGCGATGGACAGGATCGAACCTGTTCGGAATCGAGGCGAAGCCGAGACGAACGAGCCGCGCAAGCGGCGAGGACAATCCTGTCTTCCCGACCAGTGGAATTCAGCCCCCTCGATCACCGACCTTGATGGCAGGGTTGCCGGCGTAGATCGCACCGGCTTCCGCGGTGCCGTTCAGCACGCCGCGCGCGCCGAGGACCGCACCGTCCTCCATTGTGGCACCGGGACCTACGAAGGCTTCGGCAGCGATCCAGCAGCCATCGCCGATCGCGACAGGCCGGGTCACCAGCGGGAAAGCCGGGTCACGGTGATCGTGCGTGCTGGCACACAGATACGCGCGCTGGCTGATCACGCAGCGGTCGCCGATGGTGATGCGGCCCTGGTTATAAAGTCGCACGCCCGGCCCGACCAGACATCGCCCCCCGATCACAAGGTTGCGCGGCAGCCAGACGGACACGCTGGCATAAATGCGCGTTCCCGCGCCGATTTGCGCCCCGAACAGCCGCAGGACGAAGCGCCGCCAGCCATGCAGGGGCGGCGGGGTCCAGCGCGCGAGTACCAGCCAAACGGCCATCCACACAACGCGCCCCACCTTGTTGCGCAGCGGTAAAGCCGGCGGTCCGGACAGCGGATCGAAAACCGGGCGTTCGCTCATGCGTTCTCCATCAGGCGCGCATAAAGCGCCGCCCACTCCTGCGCCACGGTTTCGGGCGCGAAGGGGCCTTGCGCAAGGCCCGTCGCGGTCTGCGACATCTTGCGCCAGGTTGCGGTCGGGATATTTAGCGCCTTTGTCAGCACGGCAGCGATGCTGCTTGCGTCTGTACCGCAATCGATCGCCGCGCGGGCGGTAAAGCCTTCGGGCAGGTTGCATTCCTCGCTCATCAGCACCGGCGTGCCCGCTGCCCAAGCCTCCAGGATCGCCATCGGCAGGCCTTCGCTGAGCGAGGGCAGCACCATGAAACGCGCTTCGCCGACCAGAGCCTCCTTCGCCTGCCCGTGCACGGGGCCGACAAACTCCGCGCAGGGCGACGACGCCACGCGCCTTTCGAGCTGCGCCACATCTTCCGGCGCCCCCCACCCGGCGATGACCAGTCGCGCGCTGTCGGGCTTGTCGGCCATGTCCCACCCGTCCAGCAATGCGCCGAGGTTCTTCTTCGGGTGGATCCGGCCCAGGTAGAGCGCCATCGGCGGGCGGAGGTCGGCGCCGCGCGGCATGACGGGTGCGGCATTGGGAATGACCGCGCTGTCGGTGCGGCCGCTTTCGGACGCGATGTCCTTCGCTTCCGCTCCGGTCAGCGCGTGCATGACGCTCGCCTCGCTCCAGCCGCTGCGCTCGTACAGCGCCCTCGCCACCGCTTTCTGCAGCCGCCCGCGAGCCGTGATCCACGGTGCGAGCATGCCGTGGGGCGAAATGACCAGCGGCTTTCCCGTCCGCCGGCGCCAGTCGAGCGCGGCCTTCGAAGGGTACATCCAGATACCGTGCAGGTGGACGAGGTCCGGATCGAGCGCATCCAGGTTGCGCCTGAAGGAGCGCGAGTAGCCGAAACGCCGCGGCCCCTGCACCCCGACGAGCCGCAGCGGAACGTCGCCATAGCGCGGCCGGTCCTCTTCCCCATGCTCGTCATCGAGGGCGAGGACCACCGGCTCCGCCCCAAGACCGCGCACCATGCGCGCATGGGCGATGACCGCTTCCGCGACCCCGCCGCCGAGGCGCGAGGCCGAAGCGGTCAGCAGCACGATCCGCTTGCCGGCAATCGAGGGAATCTGGCCGTTCACGCCGTGGCTTGTCCGCAATTCCGCCTCCGGAAACAAGCATGCGCCGGCTGCTGCCCCCGTTTTCCTACACGAACCGTTTTGGTTATCTGGCATGGCTCCACCATCCAGTCAGGAGCGTTAACATGTCCATCATCGATTCCCTCATCGGCCCCATCGCCAGCATCATCGACAAGATCATCCCCGACAAGGAAGCGCGCGAAAGGGCCAAGCTGGAGCTCATCAAGCTCGAAGGCACGCAGGAGCTGAAGACGATCGAGGTTCGCCTCGCCGCCATCGTCGCCGAGGCCGGCAGCCGCGATCCGTGGACCAGCCGCGCGCGGCCGAGCTTCCTCTATGTGATGTACACCATGCTGCTCGCTTCGCTGCCGATGGGCGTGCTCGCCGCTTTCAATCCCGACACCGCGCGGGAAATCGCCGCCGGCATGAACGCCTATCTCAACGGCCTGCCCGAACCGCTCTATGCCCTCTTCGGCACCGGCTATCTCGGCTACACCGCTGCGCGCCAGTGGGGAAAGATCAAGGGCGTGGAAGGCTGATCGGGCCGATGGCGCTTCTGCCGCAGGACCGTGTTCCATGTGTTCCATGAAATAGGACCCGCCCCGGGCCGATCCTGCCGCAATCCAACAGGTTTCCCGATTGCGGCGGGATCGGCTAAGGGCCGCCACATGACCGATACCGTCTATGTCCTCAACGGCCCCAACCTCAATCTCCTCGGCCTGCGCGAGCCGGAGATCTACGGCGACACCACGCTCGACGAGATTGCCGGGATGCTGGAAGACCGGGGCCGCGAACTGGGCCTGTCCATCGACATGCGCCAGTCCAACCACGAAGGCCACCTGGTTGACTGGCTGCACGAGGCGCAGGCCGAAGGAGCGAAGGCCGTGCTGCTGAATGCCGCGGCCTATACTCACACCTCCATCGCCCTGCTCGACGCGATCAAGGCGATCGTGACGCCGGTGTTCGAAGTGCATTTGTCCGATCCCTCGACGCGGGAGGAATTCCGCCATCGTTCCTATGTCGGCATGGCGGCGCGCGAGTGCTTCCAGGGGCACGGTGCGAAAAGCTACCTCCTCGCGCTGGAGGCGGCAGCAGCCCTTTGACGTAGCGTCACGGCCTGCACCAGGAGCGCAACATTCTTGCGCATCGCTCTTGCGCCGCCAAAACCTTGCGAGCATAGCGGCGGCTCGCAAATTTCGCTGCATAACGGGGTACGAATGGCCGACAGCAAACCGACGAATCGCAAGTCGTCCGGCATGAACGTGGACACCGGCATGGTCCGGGAACTGGCCGAACTGCTGGCCGAAACCGGGCTCACCGAAATCGAGGTCGAGGACGGCAACCGCAAGGTCCGCGTATCGCGCGGCGCAGTCCCGGCGCCGATGGCCGCAGCCCCTGCCATGGCCGCCGCACCGGCTCCCGCAGCCGCTCCTGCCCCGGCGGCAGCCGATGCTGCCCCGGCCGATGCGCCCGCCAGTACCGCCGACGCGGTGAAGTCGCCGATGGTCGGCACCGTCTATCTCGCCCCCGAACCCGGCGCTGCCGACTTCATCAAGGTCGGCGACAGCGTGAAGGAAGGCGATACGCTGGTCATAGTGGAAGCGATGAAGGTGATGAACCCCATCACGGCCCCTGCATCGGGCACGGTGAAGGAAATCCTGGTCGCCAACGCCCAGCCGGTCGAATTCGACCAGCCGCTGGTGGTGGTGGCCTGATCCCATGACGATTACGCGTATCCTGATCGCCAATCGCGGCGAGATCGCCCTGCGCATCCACCGTGCGGCGCACGAAATGGGGATCGAGACGGTCGCGGTGCATTCCACCGCCGATGCCGATGCCATGCACGTGCGGCTGGCCGACCACGCGGTGTGCATCGGCCCGCCGTCTGCCACCGACAGCTACCTCAACCAGGCCGCCATCATCTCCGCCGCCGAGATCAGCGGCTGCGACGCGATCCACCCCGGCTATGGCTTCCTGTCCGAAAACGCGAAATTCGCCGAGATCGTCGAGGCGCACGACATCCGCTGGATCGGCCCCAAGCCCGAACACATCGTCACGATGGGCGACAAGGTCGCGGCCAAGCAGACCGCCGGTGCGCTCGGCCTGCCGCTCGTCCCCGGCAGCGACGGCGCGGTGAGCGACTACGACGAGGCCCGCACGATCGCGGCCGAGATCGGCTATCCCGTGATCATCAAGGCCGCCAGCGGCGGCGGCGGGCGCGGCATGAAAGTGTGCGAGAGCGAGGACCAGCTGGAAAGCCTGATGAAACAGGCCGGCAGCGAGGCGAAGGCCGCATTCGGCGACGCCACGGTCTATATCGAGAAATATCTCGGCAACCCGCGCCACATCGAATTCCAGGTTTTCGGTGATGGCAAGGGCAACGCCATCCACCTCGGCGAACGCGACTGTTCGCTCCAGCGCCGCCACCAGAAAGTGCTGGAGGAAGCGCCCTCTCCCGTCCTGTCGGAAGAGGACCGGATGCGGATGGGCGAAACCTGCGCGCAGGCGATGCGCGACATGGCCTATCGCGGGGCAGGCACGATCGAATTCCTGTGGGAAAACGGCGAGTTCTACTTCATCGAGATGAACACGCGCCTGCAGGTCGAACACCCGGTGACCGAAGCGATCACCGGCCTCGACCTCGTGCGCGAGCAGATCCGTATCGCAGCCGGCAAGCCATTGTCGGTCACGCAGGACGAAGTCACCTTCACCGGCCACGCGATCGAATGCCGGATCAACGCCGAGGACCCATTCACCTTCGCGCCGAGCCCCGGCAAGGTCACTTACTACCACGCCGCTGGCGGCATGCATGTGCGCGTCGATAGCGGCCTGTACGCGGGCTATTCGATCCCACCCTATTACGACAGCATGATCGCAAAGCTGATCGTCTACGGTCGCAGTCGCGAGAAATGCATCATGCGCCTCAAGCGCGCGCTGGAGGAAATGGTGATCGAAGGGGTCAAAACCAACGTCCTCCTGCACCGCGAACTCCTGCAGCAGGACGACGTGCTCGCCGGCGACTACACGATCAAGTGGCTGGAAGGATGGCTAAAAGAGCGCGAGGGTTGATTACGCAAAAGTCGCGGTCAACGGTAGATTTTTTCGCCGGGAATTAGTGCGGTGCATGACAGCGCCATCTCGCGAATACTGACGGCGGGCGTCGACGCTGTGATTTCGCCGCGCATTTTGTTGACCATTGCAAAAGCCTCGCCTTCTTCGAGGTTTGCAGGGATCGCAAACGAGTTGGTATGTCAACCGATCCGCTCGAGTGCGTAGCGCATGATTAGCGGGTCGTCAGATGCCACACCGTCGCGGACGAGATAGGTGTAAGCGCTGATTGCCGCAGCACAGCGCAAGTGGTCCTGCCCCGTCATCCGGGCGAAATCCTCGGAGAGACCCCGCTTTTGCGCCAAAACCATCGGGTCGGTTTCGATGCCCTTGAGCCGTTGATCTGTCTTTTCATTGCCGTCAGCGACAAACGACGTGTTCCGTTTGGACCGGCTGTTTTCGGAATTGCTCTTCGCAGGTTCCTCCTGACCAGCCTCTTCGCTCTGAGGACTCGGCGTGTCCTGCCCGGAGCACGATGCAAGCAGCAAAGCCGCGCAAACCAGTCGGACCATCACTCCAGCGGGACGCCGGGTTCGTGCTTGCTGGTGCGGATCGTCAGGCTGGTCTTGACGCTCGAAACGTTCGGCGCGGGCGTCAGCTTGCCGGTCAGGAATTCCTGGAAGCTCTGCAAGTCGCGGCTGACGATCTTCAGGATGAAGTCGATCTCGCCGTTGAGCATGTGGCATTCGCGCACTTCGGGCAGGGTCTGGATGTGATCCTCGAATGCGCGCAGGTCGTCTTCCGCCTGGCTGCGCAGGCTGACCATGGCGAACACGGTGATGGCAAAGCCCAGCTTCGACGGGTCGAGGTCCGCGTGATAGCCGCGAATGATCCCCTGCTCTTCCAGCGCGCGCACGCGGCGCAGGCATGGCGGCGCGGTCAGGCCGACGCGCTGGGCCAGTTCCACATTCGTGATTCGCCCCTCGTCCTGCAATTCGGCCAGCAGGCGCTGGTCGATCTGGTCGAGATTGGCCATTGTCCGTCCCCCTCAGCGTTGCGCGACCCCAAGGGGTCGGAAAGCGAAACGGGCCCTCTCCCGCAGCTTCATGCTTCCCGCAGCCCCGCAACTATTAC
This sequence is a window from Alteriqipengyuania flavescens. Protein-coding genes within it:
- the secF gene encoding protein translocase subunit SecF: MRLLKLVPDDTNIKFLKWRVPFYVVSLILIALSWFFVWNNGLNYGVDFAGGQEVRVTFEGREEAPIPELRQQIGALGYGDPVIQRFGEANQVSIRVRLPAEAEGVPGAATAIGNEVIGAIEGEYDQVRRDGNDTVSGKVASEFREKAGLALLAAMLAIAIYIWVRFEWQFGVGALFALFHDVSLTLGLFALLQWEFSLQIIAAILAIIGYSLNDTIVVYDRIRENLKKYRKMPVPELLDLSVNETLARTVMTSLTLLVALIPLLFFGPESLFGLTAAIVLGIFVGTYSSVYMAAPILIWLGVTSDSFVPQETEADLQERKARGEA
- the secD gene encoding protein translocase subunit SecD, whose protein sequence is MLDFPRWKKIFLWAITIAVMVAALPSLVSLAGGDWPEESLPDPEVALGLDLAGGSHLLLEADASQVAQTRLESLESSVENALDDADPRIRFGDMSTSNNRLSFILDDPSQLDAAREELLPILSGTGVTRDWDLAVSDGNRITLTPTQAGLDAAVNTALDAATDVVRRRIDGLGTREPTIIRQGDTRIVVQVPGFNDPEGLKTLLGETAQMEFKLVDPERQEPVPIAQAAIAPAGMQFLPYDEEDEMAGYGHYVRRLGGISGERLTNSQQGFDQQTNAPVVNIQFDGQGGAQFARLSRENVGRRFAIILDDKIISAPSFEEPILGGAARISGNFTVDSANALAISLNSGALPVDLTVVEERTVGPDLGADSIRKGIVAMGIGSLLVVLLMIATYGRFGVYATIALVINVLMILGIMAVMGTTLTLPGIAGFVLTIGAAVDANVLINERIREERAKGRRVFTAVENGYREASRAIYDANVTNFIAGVLLFLFGSGPVRGFAVVLIIGLFTSVFTAVVLTRMWVAGWLRAKRPNDLAL
- the yajC gene encoding preprotein translocase subunit YajC, encoding MTTFILAAATSGAEAPPAWMQFAPLVAMGLIFYFLLIRPGMKRQREHREKVEGLKKGDQVVTAGGLVGKITKVDDHYVTIDLGGGTKVQAVRHTIGDVIDPGTKPAAND
- a CDS encoding LbetaH domain-containing protein translates to MSERPVFDPLSGPPALPLRNKVGRVVWMAVWLVLARWTPPPLHGWRRFVLRLFGAQIGAGTRIYASVSVWLPRNLVIGGRCLVGPGVRLYNQGRITIGDRCVISQRAYLCASTHDHRDPAFPLVTRPVAIGDGCWIAAEAFVGPGATMEDGAVLGARGVLNGTAEAGAIYAGNPAIKVGDRGG
- a CDS encoding glycosyltransferase, with translation MNGQIPSIAGKRIVLLTASASRLGGGVAEAVIAHARMVRGLGAEPVVLALDDEHGEEDRPRYGDVPLRLVGVQGPRRFGYSRSFRRNLDALDPDLVHLHGIWMYPSKAALDWRRRTGKPLVISPHGMLAPWITARGRLQKAVARALYERSGWSEASVMHALTGAEAKDIASESGRTDSAVIPNAAPVMPRGADLRPPMALYLGRIHPKKNLGALLDGWDMADKPDSARLVIAGWGAPEDVAQLERRVASSPCAEFVGPVHGQAKEALVGEARFMVLPSLSEGLPMAILEAWAAGTPVLMSEECNLPEGFTARAAIDCGTDASSIAAVLTKALNIPTATWRKMSQTATGLAQGPFAPETVAQEWAALYARLMENA
- a CDS encoding holin family protein produces the protein MSIIDSLIGPIASIIDKIIPDKEARERAKLELIKLEGTQELKTIEVRLAAIVAEAGSRDPWTSRARPSFLYVMYTMLLASLPMGVLAAFNPDTAREIAAGMNAYLNGLPEPLYALFGTGYLGYTAARQWGKIKGVEG
- a CDS encoding type II 3-dehydroquinate dehydratase; this translates as MTDTVYVLNGPNLNLLGLREPEIYGDTTLDEIAGMLEDRGRELGLSIDMRQSNHEGHLVDWLHEAQAEGAKAVLLNAAAYTHTSIALLDAIKAIVTPVFEVHLSDPSTREEFRHRSYVGMAARECFQGHGAKSYLLALEAAAAL
- the accB gene encoding acetyl-CoA carboxylase biotin carboxyl carrier protein, translating into MNVDTGMVRELAELLAETGLTEIEVEDGNRKVRVSRGAVPAPMAAAPAMAAAPAPAAAPAPAAADAAPADAPASTADAVKSPMVGTVYLAPEPGAADFIKVGDSVKEGDTLVIVEAMKVMNPITAPASGTVKEILVANAQPVEFDQPLVVVA
- the accC gene encoding acetyl-CoA carboxylase biotin carboxylase subunit gives rise to the protein MTITRILIANRGEIALRIHRAAHEMGIETVAVHSTADADAMHVRLADHAVCIGPPSATDSYLNQAAIISAAEISGCDAIHPGYGFLSENAKFAEIVEAHDIRWIGPKPEHIVTMGDKVAAKQTAGALGLPLVPGSDGAVSDYDEARTIAAEIGYPVIIKAASGGGGRGMKVCESEDQLESLMKQAGSEAKAAFGDATVYIEKYLGNPRHIEFQVFGDGKGNAIHLGERDCSLQRRHQKVLEEAPSPVLSEEDRMRMGETCAQAMRDMAYRGAGTIEFLWENGEFYFIEMNTRLQVEHPVTEAITGLDLVREQIRIAAGKPLSVTQDEVTFTGHAIECRINAEDPFTFAPSPGKVTYYHAAGGMHVRVDSGLYAGYSIPPYYDSMIAKLIVYGRSREKCIMRLKRALEEMVIEGVKTNVLLHRELLQQDDVLAGDYTIKWLEGWLKEREG
- a CDS encoding Lrp/AsnC family transcriptional regulator; protein product: MANLDQIDQRLLAELQDEGRITNVELAQRVGLTAPPCLRRVRALEEQGIIRGYHADLDPSKLGFAITVFAMVSLRSQAEDDLRAFEDHIQTLPEVRECHMLNGEIDFILKIVSRDLQSFQEFLTGKLTPAPNVSSVKTSLTIRTSKHEPGVPLE